A stretch of Bradyrhizobium sp. CCBAU 53338 DNA encodes these proteins:
- the lpdA gene encoding dihydrolipoyl dehydrogenase, whose product MATYDLVVIGTGPGGYVCAVRASQLGMKVAVVEKNATLGGTCLNVGCMPSKALLHASEMFEEAAHSFAKMGVNVSAPKLELPAMMNFKQQGIDGNVKGVEFLMKKNKVDVLKGTGKILGTGKVEVSADGKSQVIETRNIVIATGSDIARLKGIEIDEKRIVSSTGALSLDKVPGKLLIVGAGVIGLELGSVWKRLGAEVVVVEFLDRILPGMDGEIAKQFQRILEKQGFAFKLGAKVTAVDTSGKTLKATIEPAAGGAAETLEADVVLVCIGRVPYTDGLGLKEAGVALDPRGRVQIDPHFATSLKGVYAIGDVVAGPMLAHKAEDEGVAVAEIIAGQAGHVNYDVIPGVVYTSPEVSSVGKTEEELKQAGVAYTVGKFPFTANGRSKVNQTTDGFVKILADAKTDRVLGVHIIGREAGEMIHEACVLMEFGGSAEDLARTCHAHPTRSEAVKEAALAVGKRAIHM is encoded by the coding sequence ATGGCTACCTACGATCTCGTCGTCATCGGCACCGGACCTGGCGGTTATGTCTGCGCGGTGCGCGCCAGCCAGCTCGGCATGAAAGTCGCCGTGGTCGAAAAGAACGCCACGCTCGGCGGCACCTGCCTCAATGTCGGCTGCATGCCCTCGAAGGCGCTGCTGCACGCCTCCGAAATGTTCGAGGAAGCCGCGCATTCCTTCGCCAAGATGGGCGTCAACGTCTCCGCGCCGAAGCTCGAACTGCCGGCGATGATGAACTTCAAGCAGCAGGGCATCGACGGCAACGTCAAGGGCGTCGAGTTCCTGATGAAGAAGAACAAGGTCGACGTGCTCAAGGGCACCGGCAAGATCCTGGGCACCGGCAAGGTCGAGGTCTCCGCCGACGGCAAGTCGCAGGTGATCGAGACCAGGAACATCGTGATTGCCACCGGCTCGGACATCGCGCGCCTGAAGGGCATCGAGATCGACGAGAAGCGCATCGTCTCGTCGACCGGCGCGCTGTCGCTCGACAAGGTCCCCGGCAAGCTGCTGATCGTCGGCGCCGGCGTGATCGGCCTCGAACTCGGCTCGGTCTGGAAGCGGCTCGGCGCCGAAGTCGTCGTGGTCGAATTCCTCGACCGCATCCTGCCCGGCATGGACGGCGAGATCGCCAAGCAATTCCAGCGCATCCTCGAGAAGCAGGGCTTTGCGTTCAAGCTCGGTGCGAAGGTCACCGCTGTCGATACTTCAGGCAAGACGCTGAAAGCGACGATCGAGCCCGCCGCCGGCGGCGCCGCCGAGACGCTGGAGGCCGACGTCGTGCTCGTCTGCATCGGCCGCGTGCCCTACACCGACGGTCTCGGCCTGAAGGAAGCCGGCGTTGCGCTCGATCCGCGCGGCCGCGTCCAGATCGATCCGCATTTCGCCACCAGCCTGAAGGGCGTCTATGCCATCGGCGACGTCGTCGCCGGTCCCATGCTCGCGCACAAGGCCGAGGATGAAGGCGTCGCGGTTGCGGAGATCATCGCAGGCCAGGCCGGCCACGTGAATTACGACGTCATCCCAGGCGTGGTGTATACCAGCCCCGAAGTGTCCTCCGTCGGCAAGACCGAGGAAGAGCTCAAGCAGGCCGGCGTCGCCTATACGGTCGGGAAGTTTCCCTTTACCGCCAACGGCCGCTCCAAGGTCAACCAGACCACCGACGGCTTCGTGAAGATTCTCGCAGATGCGAAGACCGATCGTGTGCTCGGCGTGCACATCATCGGCCGCGAAGCCGGCGAAATGATCCACGAGGCCTGCGTTCTCATGGAGTTTGGGGGCAGTGCGGAAGATCTCGCCCGCACCTGCCACGCGCATCCGACCCGCTCGGAGGCCGTCAAGGAAGCCGCGCTTGCAGTCGGCAAGCGGGCCATCCATATGTAG
- a CDS encoding SDR family oxidoreductase — translation MTDKVVVITGGSRGIGRATAIAAAARGYRVVVGYASNKKAADEVVAEIEASNGKAIAVRCDVAEERDIIDLFKQADKFGTLGALVNNGGIVGQSGVRVDEMSAERIQRVLAVNVTGSILCAREAVKRMSTRHGGKGGVIVNLSSVAAKLGAPNTYVDYAASKGAVDSFTIGLGYEVAAEGIRVAAIRPGLIDTEIHASGGEPDRHHRLAHMVPMKRVGTADEIANAIVWLMSDDASYVTSAILDVSGGR, via the coding sequence ATGACGGATAAAGTCGTTGTCATCACCGGCGGCAGCCGCGGCATTGGTCGTGCGACTGCGATTGCGGCGGCCGCGCGCGGCTACCGCGTCGTGGTCGGCTATGCCAGCAACAAGAAGGCCGCCGACGAGGTCGTTGCCGAGATCGAAGCCAGCAACGGCAAGGCGATCGCGGTGAGATGCGATGTCGCCGAGGAACGCGACATCATCGACCTGTTCAAGCAGGCCGACAAGTTCGGCACGCTCGGTGCGCTCGTCAACAATGGCGGCATCGTCGGCCAGAGCGGGGTGCGCGTCGACGAGATGTCGGCCGAGCGTATCCAGCGCGTGCTCGCGGTCAACGTCACCGGCTCCATCCTCTGCGCGCGCGAAGCGGTGAAGCGGATGTCGACCAGGCATGGCGGCAAGGGCGGCGTCATCGTCAACCTGTCGTCGGTTGCCGCCAAGCTCGGCGCGCCCAACACCTATGTCGACTACGCCGCATCCAAGGGCGCGGTGGATTCCTTCACCATCGGACTCGGCTACGAGGTCGCGGCCGAAGGCATCCGCGTCGCCGCGATCCGCCCCGGCCTGATCGATACGGAGATCCACGCCTCAGGCGGCGAGCCCGACCGGCATCATCGCCTGGCCCATATGGTGCCGATGAAGCGCGTCGGCACCGCGGATGAAATCGCCAACGCCATCGTCTGGCTGATGTCGGACGATGCCTCCTACGTTACCTCGGCCATTCTCGATGTGTCCGGCGGACGCTGA
- a CDS encoding 2-oxoglutarate dehydrogenase E1 component codes for MSRQDANAAFALSSFLQGTNATYIDEIYARYEKDPSSVDAEWQEFFKSLNDQPADVRKNAEGPSWERDNWPLTPKDDLTSALDGNWAEVEKAVGAKIAAKAQAKGADVSSADVLQATRDSVRALMLIRSYRMRGHFHAKLDPLGIEAPRNREELDPRTYGFTEADFDRKIFLDHVLGLEYANLREITAICERTYCQTLGVEFMHISNAAQKAWIQERIEGPDKEISFTREGRRAILMKLVEAEGFEKFCDTKFTGTKRFGLDGGESLIPALEQIIKRGGNLGVKEVVLGMPHRGRLNVLTQVMGKAHRALFHEFKGGSANPDAVEGSGDVKYHLGASSDREFDGNRIHLSLTANPSHLEIVDPVVLGKVRAKQDQHGDPPDQRISVMPLLMHGDAAFAGQGVVAECFGLSDLKGYRTGGSVHFIVNNQIGFTTYPRYSRSSPYPSDVAKMIDAPIFHVNGDDPEAVVFAAKVATEFRQKFHKPVVIDMFCYRRHGHNEGDEPAFTQPVMYKKIAAHPTTLELYSRRLVSEGVMTQGEVDKAKADWRARLDAEFEAGTSYKPNKADWLDGKWAGFKIADQEEDARRGVTGVELTELKDIGRKITKVPDGFRVHRTIQRFLENRSKAIDTGAGIDWATGEALAFCTLLAENHHVRLSGQDSERGTFSQRHSVLIDQEDESRYTPFNHLGNEQGHYEVINSLLSEEAVLGFEYGYSLAEPNTLTLWEAQFGDFANGAQVVFDQFISSGERKWLRMSGLVCLLPHGYEGQGPEHSSARLERYLQMCAEDNMQVVYPTTPANYFHVLRRQLHREIRKPLIMMTPKSLLRHKRAVSRLEELAKGTTFHRILYDDAQMLPNEPIKLVPDEKIRRIVLCSGKVYYDLYEEREKRGIDDIYLMRVEQLYPVPLKALVAELSRFKKAEVIWCQEEPRNMGAWHFIEPYLEWVLNQVNGVSRRPRYVGRAASAATATGLMSKHQAQLKAFLDEALS; via the coding sequence ATGTCTCGCCAGGACGCGAACGCAGCCTTTGCCCTGTCATCCTTTTTGCAGGGCACCAACGCCACCTACATCGACGAAATCTACGCCCGCTACGAGAAGGATCCGTCCTCGGTCGACGCCGAGTGGCAGGAGTTCTTCAAGAGCCTCAACGATCAGCCCGCTGACGTCCGCAAGAACGCCGAGGGCCCGTCCTGGGAGCGCGACAACTGGCCACTGACCCCGAAGGACGACCTGACCTCCGCGCTCGACGGCAATTGGGCCGAGGTCGAAAAGGCTGTCGGCGCCAAGATCGCCGCCAAGGCGCAGGCCAAGGGCGCGGATGTCTCTTCCGCCGACGTGCTCCAGGCCACGCGCGACTCCGTCCGCGCCTTGATGCTGATCCGCTCCTACCGCATGCGGGGCCACTTCCACGCCAAGCTCGATCCGCTCGGGATCGAGGCCCCGCGCAACCGCGAAGAGCTCGACCCGCGCACCTACGGCTTCACGGAAGCCGATTTCGACCGCAAGATCTTCCTCGATCACGTGCTCGGTCTCGAATACGCCAACCTGCGTGAAATCACCGCGATCTGCGAGCGTACCTACTGCCAGACGCTCGGCGTCGAGTTCATGCACATCAGCAATGCCGCGCAGAAGGCCTGGATCCAGGAGCGCATCGAGGGGCCGGACAAGGAAATCTCCTTCACCCGCGAAGGCCGCCGCGCCATCCTGATGAAGCTGGTCGAAGCCGAGGGCTTCGAAAAATTCTGCGACACCAAGTTCACCGGCACCAAGCGCTTCGGCCTCGACGGCGGCGAATCGCTGATCCCCGCGCTCGAGCAGATCATCAAGCGCGGCGGCAATCTCGGCGTGAAGGAAGTCGTGCTGGGCATGCCGCATCGCGGTCGCCTCAACGTGCTGACGCAGGTGATGGGCAAGGCCCATCGCGCGCTGTTCCACGAGTTCAAGGGCGGCTCGGCCAACCCCGACGCGGTCGAAGGTTCGGGCGACGTCAAGTATCACCTCGGCGCCTCCTCGGACCGCGAGTTCGACGGCAACCGCATCCATCTGTCGCTGACCGCCAACCCCTCGCATCTCGAGATCGTCGATCCCGTCGTGCTCGGCAAGGTCCGCGCCAAGCAGGACCAGCATGGCGATCCGCCGGACCAGCGCATCTCGGTGATGCCGCTGCTCATGCACGGCGACGCGGCGTTCGCGGGCCAGGGTGTGGTTGCCGAATGCTTCGGTCTGTCGGACCTGAAGGGCTACCGCACCGGCGGCTCCGTGCATTTCATCGTGAACAACCAGATCGGCTTCACCACCTATCCGCGCTACTCGCGCTCCTCGCCCTATCCGTCCGACGTGGCGAAGATGATCGACGCGCCGATCTTCCACGTCAACGGCGACGATCCGGAAGCCGTGGTGTTCGCGGCCAAGGTCGCGACCGAGTTCCGGCAGAAATTCCACAAGCCCGTCGTCATCGACATGTTCTGCTACCGCAGGCATGGCCACAACGAAGGCGACGAGCCGGCGTTCACCCAGCCGGTGATGTACAAGAAGATCGCGGCTCACCCCACGACGCTGGAGCTCTACTCCCGCCGTCTGGTCAGCGAAGGCGTGATGACCCAGGGCGAGGTCGACAAGGCCAAGGCCGATTGGCGCGCCCGTCTCGATGCCGAGTTCGAGGCCGGCACCTCCTACAAGCCGAACAAGGCCGACTGGCTCGACGGCAAGTGGGCGGGCTTCAAGATCGCCGACCAGGAAGAAGATGCGCGCCGCGGCGTCACCGGTGTCGAACTCACCGAGCTGAAGGACATCGGCCGCAAGATCACCAAGGTACCGGACGGTTTCCGCGTCCACCGCACCATCCAGCGCTTCCTCGAGAACCGTTCCAAGGCGATCGACACCGGCGCCGGCATCGACTGGGCGACCGGCGAAGCGCTGGCGTTCTGCACGCTGCTCGCCGAAAACCATCACGTCCGTCTGTCCGGGCAGGATTCGGAGCGCGGCACCTTCTCGCAGCGTCACTCGGTCCTGATCGACCAGGAGGACGAGAGCCGCTACACGCCGTTCAACCATCTCGGCAACGAGCAGGGCCATTACGAGGTCATCAACTCGCTGCTGTCGGAAGAAGCGGTGCTCGGCTTCGAATACGGCTATTCGCTCGCCGAGCCGAACACGCTGACCCTGTGGGAAGCCCAGTTCGGCGACTTCGCCAACGGCGCGCAGGTCGTGTTCGACCAGTTCATCTCCTCGGGCGAGCGCAAATGGCTGCGCATGTCCGGCCTCGTCTGCCTCCTGCCGCACGGCTATGAGGGCCAGGGACCGGAGCATTCCTCGGCGCGTCTGGAGCGTTACCTGCAGATGTGCGCGGAAGACAACATGCAGGTTGTCTACCCGACCACGCCGGCGAACTACTTCCACGTGCTGCGCCGCCAGCTGCATCGCGAGATCCGCAAGCCGCTGATCATGATGACGCCGAAGTCGCTGCTGCGTCACAAGCGTGCGGTCTCGCGTCTCGAGGAACTCGCCAAGGGCACGACCTTCCACCGCATCCTGTACGATGACGCCCAGATGCTGCCGAACGAGCCGATCAAGCTCGTCCCGGACGAGAAGATCCGCCGCATCGTGCTGTGCTCCGGCAAGGTCTATTACGACCTCTACGAGGAGCGCGAGAAGCGTGGCATCGACGACATCTATCTGATGCGCGTCGAGCAGCTCTATCCGGTGCCGCTGAAGGCGCTGGTGGCCGAGCTGTCCCGCTTCAAGAAGGCGGAAGTGATCTGGTGCCAGGAAGAGCCGCGCAACATGGGTGCCTGGCACTTCATCGAACCCTATCTGGAATGGGTGCTGAACCAGGTGAACGGTGTGAGCCGGCGTCCGCGTTATGTCGGCCGCGCCGCTTCCGCCGCGACCGCCACTGGCCTGATGTCCAAGCATCAGGCGCAGTTGAAGGCGTTCCTGGACGAAGCATTGAGCTGA
- a CDS encoding tyrosine recombinase XerC, producing MSKAAVPPLELASADPSIAQEMARWLAHLGAERRLSPKTLEAYGRDLRQCLDFLCSHWGERVTLERFASLEATDVRAFMAMRRADDIAGRSLMRALAGLRSFGRFLEREGKGKVGALSAIRAPKVAKTLPKPLPMASAKRLADADERAGEERETWILVRDAAVMALLYGSGLRISEALGLKRREVPKAGEGDVLVVTGKGNKTRMVPVLQNVLALIDEYVAMCPHALPPEGPIFVGARGGPLSPRIIQLAMERLRGALGLPDSATPHALRHSFATHLLSRGGDLRAIQELLGHSSLSTTQVYTGIDSERLLEVYASAHPRR from the coding sequence ATGAGCAAGGCCGCCGTCCCACCCCTCGAGCTCGCCAGCGCCGATCCCTCGATCGCGCAGGAGATGGCGCGCTGGCTGGCGCATCTCGGCGCCGAGAGGCGGTTGTCGCCGAAGACGCTGGAGGCCTATGGCCGCGACCTCAGGCAGTGCCTGGATTTCCTGTGCAGCCATTGGGGCGAGCGCGTGACGCTGGAACGGTTCGCCTCGCTTGAAGCGACCGATGTGCGCGCCTTCATGGCGATGCGCCGTGCCGACGATATTGCCGGCCGTTCACTGATGCGGGCGCTCGCGGGCCTGCGCTCGTTCGGCCGCTTCCTCGAACGTGAAGGCAAGGGAAAGGTCGGGGCCCTCTCGGCGATCCGCGCGCCGAAGGTCGCAAAAACCTTGCCGAAGCCGCTGCCGATGGCATCTGCAAAACGCCTCGCCGACGCCGACGAGCGCGCCGGCGAGGAGCGCGAGACCTGGATCCTGGTGCGCGATGCCGCGGTGATGGCGCTGCTCTATGGATCGGGCCTGCGCATCTCCGAAGCGCTGGGCCTGAAGCGCCGCGAGGTGCCGAAGGCGGGTGAAGGCGATGTGCTGGTCGTCACAGGCAAGGGCAACAAGACGCGCATGGTGCCGGTGCTGCAGAACGTGCTCGCGCTGATCGACGAATATGTCGCGATGTGCCCGCATGCACTGCCGCCGGAGGGACCGATCTTCGTCGGCGCCCGCGGCGGCCCGCTCAGCCCGCGCATCATCCAGCTCGCGATGGAGCGCTTGCGCGGCGCGCTCGGCCTGCCCGACAGCGCCACGCCGCACGCGCTCCGCCATTCCTTCGCCACGCATCTGCTCTCGCGCGGTGGGGACTTACGCGCGATCCAGGAATTGCTCGGCCATTCCTCGCTCTCGACGACGCAAGTGTATACCGGCATCGACTCTGAACGATTGCTGGAAGTCTATGCGAGCGCGCATCCACGGCGCTGA
- a CDS encoding septal ring lytic transglycosylase RlpA family protein, protein MLSLKMLGTVTRPRTALAFVAATLLVGGTATEASAKSRHHHRYSHHHHRHHAQDDSNATSDWRNANASMTPSSGTGRSFSGMASYYGNESGSRTASGQRFNQNAMTAAHRSLPFGTKLRVTHGGQSVIVTINDRGPFVRGRVLDLSTGAARAIGLTGAGVGRVTAEVVS, encoded by the coding sequence ATGCTGTCTTTGAAGATGCTGGGCACTGTGACCCGGCCGCGCACGGCGCTCGCTTTCGTCGCTGCAACTCTCCTCGTCGGTGGAACTGCCACCGAGGCTTCCGCCAAGTCCAGGCATCACCACCGCTACTCTCACCATCATCACCGCCACCACGCCCAGGACGATTCCAACGCGACCTCCGATTGGCGCAACGCCAATGCGTCGATGACGCCATCGTCGGGCACGGGCCGCAGCTTCTCCGGCATGGCCTCCTATTACGGCAACGAGTCCGGCAGCCGCACCGCGTCGGGCCAGCGATTCAACCAGAACGCCATGACCGCAGCGCACCGTTCGCTGCCATTCGGCACCAAACTCCGCGTCACCCATGGCGGCCAGAGCGTCATCGTCACCATCAACGACCGTGGCCCGTTCGTGCGCGGCCGCGTGCTCGACCTCTCCACGGGCGCTGCCCGCGCCATCGGCCTCACCGGTGCCGGCGTCGGCCGCGTCACCGCGGAAGTGGTTTCGTAA
- a CDS encoding DUF4337 domain-containing protein, whose protein sequence is MSAHESMEHAEHAEHASGENKKIALLIAVLALFLAISETLGKGAQTESISKNVEASNLWAFFQAKSIRRTVVQTAADQGKLTLGSASDDAMKAAMQKQIDDWQKTAARYRSEPETGEGTEQLSEKAKEAEHVRDEATAKYHHFELASAAFQIGIVLASATIITGMLPLAWIAGLLTLAGLGMTVLGAWAPHLLHLHG, encoded by the coding sequence ATGAGCGCACACGAAAGCATGGAGCACGCCGAGCATGCCGAGCACGCATCCGGCGAGAACAAGAAGATCGCCCTCCTGATCGCTGTGCTGGCGCTGTTCCTGGCGATCTCGGAAACGCTCGGCAAGGGCGCCCAGACCGAGTCGATCAGCAAGAATGTCGAGGCCTCCAATCTCTGGGCGTTCTTCCAGGCCAAGAGCATCCGCCGCACCGTGGTCCAGACCGCCGCCGACCAGGGCAAGCTGACGCTTGGCAGCGCCAGCGACGACGCCATGAAGGCCGCGATGCAGAAGCAGATCGACGATTGGCAGAAGACCGCGGCGCGCTACCGCTCCGAGCCCGAGACCGGCGAAGGCACCGAGCAGCTCTCCGAGAAGGCCAAGGAAGCCGAGCACGTGCGCGACGAGGCGACCGCGAAATATCATCACTTCGAGCTGGCGTCGGCTGCGTTCCAGATCGGCATCGTGCTGGCATCGGCCACCATCATCACCGGCATGCTGCCGCTCGCCTGGATCGCGGGACTGCTGACGCTCGCCGGCCTGGGCATGACCGTACTCGGCGCCTGGGCGCCGCACCTGCTGCATCTGCACGGGTGA
- a CDS encoding primosomal protein N' translates to MDHSSRSSTAPANATRMVDVLVPVALDQTYSYKVPRGMELKAGDLVGVPLGAREVLAVVWGENANPDPRLHNRLKEVSEKLDVAALKPELRSVVDWVANYTLSPRGMVLRMCLRMGENLGPERVRPGVRLVGDPPRRLTPARARVIEVLSDRLLHGKSEAAREAGVSAGVIDGLVDEGTLTVEPMPPPPPPPAPDPEFGRPDFSPLQRAGVDAMRALAADGTFHVALLDGVTGSGKTEVYFEAVAETIRRGKQSLILMPEIALTGQFLDRFAQRFGVRPIEWHSELTPRTRARNWAAISEGTAPVVVGARSALFLPYANLGLIVVDEEHDQAYKQDEGVHYHARDMAVVRAHIAKIPIVLASATPSVESEVNARKNRYQRIALPSRFGGQHMPHIEAIDMRREPPARGRYISPRLASEIRVAIEKREQALLFLNRRGYAPLTLCRGCGHRFACTICDAWLVDHRFRQRLVCHHCGFSMPRPHVCPNCSAEESLVAVGPGVERLQEEAAALFPDARTMVLSSDLITSIETMRSELAEIAEGRVDIIIGTQLVAKGHNFPRLNLVGVVDADLGLSNGDPRAAERTWQLLNQVIGRAGREQGRGVGYLQTHQPDHPVMKALIACDREAFYDSEIDLRERTLYPPFGRLASLIISAGDRPSAEGLGRRLVSLAPRDERVVVLGPAEAPLAVIKGRYRFRILVKSARGFDLSDYLRNWLAVCPKPKGNQKLEVDVDPQSFL, encoded by the coding sequence ATGGATCATTCGTCGCGCAGCTCGACCGCCCCCGCCAACGCGACCCGCATGGTCGACGTGCTGGTGCCGGTCGCGCTCGACCAGACCTATTCCTACAAGGTGCCGCGCGGCATGGAGCTGAAGGCGGGCGATCTCGTCGGCGTGCCGCTGGGCGCCCGCGAGGTGCTCGCCGTGGTCTGGGGCGAAAACGCCAATCCCGATCCGCGCCTGCACAACCGCCTCAAGGAGGTCAGCGAGAAGCTCGACGTTGCGGCGCTGAAGCCCGAGCTGCGTTCGGTCGTCGACTGGGTCGCCAATTACACGTTGAGCCCGCGCGGCATGGTGCTGCGCATGTGCCTGCGCATGGGCGAGAATCTCGGCCCCGAGCGCGTGCGTCCCGGCGTGCGCCTGGTCGGCGATCCTCCCCGGCGGCTGACGCCGGCGCGGGCGCGCGTGATCGAGGTGCTGTCGGACCGGCTGCTGCACGGCAAGTCCGAGGCGGCCAGGGAAGCCGGCGTCTCGGCCGGCGTGATCGACGGCCTCGTCGACGAAGGCACGCTCACGGTCGAGCCGATGCCGCCGCCACCGCCGCCGCCGGCGCCCGATCCGGAGTTCGGCCGGCCGGATTTCTCGCCGCTGCAGCGCGCCGGCGTCGATGCGATGCGCGCGCTCGCGGCCGACGGCACCTTTCACGTCGCGCTGCTCGACGGCGTCACCGGCTCGGGCAAGACCGAGGTCTATTTCGAGGCCGTGGCGGAAACCATTCGCCGTGGAAAACAGTCGCTGATCCTGATGCCGGAGATCGCGCTCACCGGCCAGTTCCTCGACCGCTTCGCGCAGCGCTTCGGCGTGCGGCCGATCGAGTGGCACTCCGAGCTGACGCCGCGCACCCGCGCGCGCAATTGGGCGGCGATCTCGGAAGGCACTGCGCCGGTCGTGGTCGGCGCCCGCTCGGCGCTGTTTTTGCCCTACGCCAATCTCGGCCTCATCGTGGTCGATGAAGAGCATGACCAAGCCTACAAGCAGGACGAGGGCGTGCATTATCACGCCCGCGACATGGCGGTGGTGCGCGCGCATATCGCCAAAATCCCGATCGTGCTGGCCTCCGCGACGCCTTCGGTCGAATCTGAGGTCAATGCGCGCAAGAACCGCTATCAGCGCATCGCGCTGCCCTCGCGCTTCGGCGGCCAGCACATGCCGCATATCGAAGCCATCGACATGCGCCGCGAGCCGCCCGCGCGCGGCCGCTATATCTCGCCGCGGCTTGCAAGCGAGATCAGAGTTGCGATCGAAAAGCGCGAGCAGGCGCTGCTGTTCCTCAATCGCCGCGGCTATGCGCCGCTGACGCTGTGCCGCGGCTGCGGCCATCGCTTCGCCTGCACCATCTGCGATGCCTGGCTGGTCGATCACCGTTTTCGCCAGCGTCTCGTTTGTCACCATTGCGGCTTCTCGATGCCGCGCCCGCATGTCTGCCCGAACTGCTCGGCGGAGGAATCGCTGGTCGCGGTCGGTCCCGGCGTCGAGCGCTTGCAGGAAGAGGCGGCCGCGCTGTTCCCCGACGCGCGCACCATGGTGCTGTCGAGCGATCTCATCACCTCGATCGAGACGATGCGCAGCGAACTTGCCGAGATCGCGGAAGGACGCGTCGACATCATCATCGGGACGCAGCTCGTCGCCAAGGGCCACAATTTCCCGCGGCTCAATCTGGTCGGCGTGGTCGATGCGGATCTGGGCTTGAGCAATGGCGATCCGCGCGCCGCGGAACGCACCTGGCAATTGCTCAACCAGGTGATCGGCCGCGCCGGGCGCGAGCAGGGTCGCGGGGTCGGCTATCTCCAGACCCACCAGCCCGATCATCCCGTGATGAAGGCGCTGATCGCCTGCGATCGCGAGGCCTTCTACGACAGCGAGATCGATCTGCGCGAACGCACGCTCTACCCGCCGTTCGGGCGGCTTGCGAGCCTGATCATTTCGGCGGGCGATCGTCCGAGCGCCGAGGGCCTGGGCCGCAGGCTCGTTTCACTCGCGCCGCGCGACGAGCGCGTGGTGGTGCTGGGCCCGGCGGAAGCGCCGCTCGCGGTGATCAAGGGCCGCTACCGGTTCCGCATCCTGGTGAAATCGGCGCGCGGGTTTGATCTGTCGGATTATCTGCGCAACTGGCTCGCGGTGTGCCCGAAGCCGAAGGGCAACCAGAAGCTCGAGGTCGACGTCGACCCGCAGAGCTTTTTGTAA
- the odhB gene encoding 2-oxoglutarate dehydrogenase complex dihydrolipoyllysine-residue succinyltransferase: MTEIRVPTLGESVTEATIGRWFKKAGDPVAVDEPLVELETDKVTIEVPAPSAGTLSEIIAADGATVAVGALLGQITDGAGAAKPAAAPAKPAAAPAPAAAAPAAAPAAKAPPADAPLAPSVRKLSAESGVDASTVPGSGKDGRVTKGDMLAAIERAASAPTPVNQPAAAVQVRAPSPADDAAREERVKMTRLRQTIARRLKDVQNTAAMLTTFNEVDMTNVMALRTHYKDAFEKKHGSKLGFMGFFTKAVVQALKDIPAVNAEIDGTDLIYKNYYHIGVAVGTDKGLVVPVVRDCDHKSIADIEKGIADFGRRARDGQLKIDEMQGGTFTITNGGIYGSLMSTPILNAPQSGILGMHKIQDRPMVVGGKIEVRPMMYLALSYDHRVIDGKEAVTFLVRVKESLEDPARLVLDL, from the coding sequence ATGACTGAAATTCGTGTGCCGACGCTCGGCGAATCCGTCACCGAGGCCACCATCGGCCGCTGGTTCAAGAAGGCTGGCGACCCGGTCGCCGTCGACGAGCCCTTGGTGGAGCTCGAGACCGACAAGGTCACCATCGAGGTCCCGGCGCCCTCCGCCGGCACGCTGAGCGAGATCATCGCCGCCGACGGCGCGACCGTTGCTGTGGGCGCGCTGCTCGGCCAGATCACCGATGGCGCCGGTGCCGCCAAGCCCGCCGCCGCGCCGGCCAAGCCTGCTGCTGCTCCGGCACCCGCCGCCGCCGCCCCGGCTGCTGCTCCCGCCGCAAAGGCGCCGCCGGCCGACGCGCCGCTCGCCCCGTCCGTGCGCAAGCTCTCGGCTGAGAGCGGCGTCGATGCCTCGACCGTCCCGGGCTCCGGCAAGGACGGCCGCGTCACCAAGGGCGACATGCTCGCCGCGATCGAACGTGCGGCCTCCGCGCCGACCCCGGTCAACCAGCCGGCCGCCGCCGTGCAGGTCCGTGCGCCGTCGCCGGCCGATGACGCCGCCCGCGAAGAGCGCGTCAAGATGACCCGCCTGCGCCAGACCATCGCGCGCCGCCTCAAGGACGTGCAGAACACCGCGGCCATGCTGACGACCTTCAACGAGGTCGACATGACCAACGTCATGGCGCTGCGTACCCACTACAAGGATGCGTTCGAAAAGAAGCACGGCTCCAAGCTCGGCTTCATGGGCTTCTTCACCAAGGCCGTCGTGCAGGCGCTGAAGGACATCCCAGCCGTCAACGCCGAGATCGACGGCACCGATCTGATCTACAAGAACTACTACCACATCGGCGTTGCCGTCGGCACCGACAAGGGCCTCGTCGTGCCCGTGGTGCGCGACTGCGACCACAAGTCGATCGCCGACATCGAGAAGGGCATCGCCGATTTCGGTCGCCGCGCCCGTGACGGCCAGCTCAAGATCGACGAGATGCAGGGCGGCACCTTCACCATCACCAATGGCGGCATCTACGGCTCGCTGATGTCGACCCCGATCCTGAACGCGCCGCAATCCGGCATCCTCGGCATGCACAAGATTCAGGATCGTCCGATGGTCGTCGGCGGCAAGATCGAGGTCCGCCCGATGATGTATCTGGCGCTGTCCTACGATCACCGCGTCATCGACGGCAAGGAAGCCGTCACCTTCCTGGTTCGCGTCAAGGAGAGCCTGGAAGATCCGGCGCGCCTGGTGCTCGATCTCTGA